In the genome of Vibrio sp. NTOU-M3, one region contains:
- the fabR gene encoding HTH-type transcriptional repressor FabR — MKSMGIRAQQKEKTRRSLIDAAFRQLSADRSFSNLSLREVAREAGIAPTSFYRHFKDMDELGLTMVDEGGLLLRQLMRQARQRIVKEGSVIRTSIETFMEFIESSPNVFRLLLRERSGTSADFRAAVAREIQHFVAELTEYLISTGTTRDEAYTQAEASVTLVFSSGAEALDLDRRERDELAERLIMQLRMIAKGAYWYRKERERNRLKGGLD, encoded by the coding sequence ATGAAATCCATGGGCATTCGCGCACAACAAAAAGAAAAAACGCGTCGTTCTCTGATTGATGCGGCATTTCGTCAATTAAGTGCCGATCGTAGCTTTTCTAATCTAAGCTTACGAGAAGTCGCCAGAGAAGCCGGTATCGCTCCTACTTCCTTTTACCGCCATTTCAAAGATATGGATGAATTAGGGTTAACCATGGTTGACGAAGGCGGGTTGTTGCTGCGTCAACTAATGCGTCAGGCTCGTCAACGTATTGTGAAAGAGGGCAGTGTGATTAGAACGTCAATAGAAACGTTCATGGAATTTATTGAAAGCAGCCCAAATGTGTTTCGATTATTGTTGCGAGAGCGCTCTGGCACTTCAGCGGATTTTCGTGCCGCTGTTGCAAGAGAGATACAACACTTTGTTGCAGAATTGACAGAGTACTTAATTAGTACCGGAACAACCCGAGATGAAGCTTATACCCAAGCAGAAGCTTCGGTAACCTTAGTCTTCAGCTCTGGGGCAGAAGCTTTAGATTTAGATCGACGTGAACGCGATGAACTCGCTGAACGTTTGATCATGCAGTTGCGAATGATAGCCAAAGGGGCTTATTGGTATCGCAAAGAACGTGAACGAAACCGATTAAAAGGCGGATTAGATTAA
- the sthA gene encoding Si-specific NAD(P)(+) transhydrogenase: MAQSNHFDVIVIGSGPGGEGAAMGLTKAGLNVAIIEKESSVGGGCTHWGTIPSKALRHAVSRIIEFNNNPLFCHNNTSLHSTFSNILGHAKSVIDKQTRLRQGFYDRNQCALIFGTARFTDKYSVTVTQSDGTEELYTADRFVIATGSRPYQPADVDFLHERIYDSDSILSLKHDPRHIIIYGAGVIGCEYASIFRGLGVKTDLINTRDRLLAFLDNEVSDALSYHFWNSGVVIRNDETYEKIEGTDDGVIIHLESGKKMRADCLLYANGRTGNTDKLNLDAVGLSADSRGQLKVNTNYQTDVEHVYAVGDVIGYPSLASAAYDQGRFVAQAITQGQAQGYLIEDIPTGIYTIPEISSVGKTEQELTAAKVPYEVGRSSFKHLARAQIAGKDIGSLKILFHRETKEILGIHCFGERAAEIIHIGQAIMEQKGEANTIEYFVNTTFNYPTMAEAYRVAALNGLNRLF, translated from the coding sequence ATGGCTCAGAGCAACCACTTTGATGTAATCGTAATTGGTAGTGGCCCCGGTGGTGAGGGGGCAGCGATGGGATTAACCAAAGCGGGATTAAACGTAGCCATCATTGAAAAAGAAAGCAGTGTTGGCGGTGGATGTACTCACTGGGGGACGATTCCGTCGAAAGCACTGCGTCATGCCGTCAGCCGAATCATCGAATTCAACAATAACCCTCTGTTTTGCCATAACAATACCAGCCTACACTCCACCTTTTCGAATATTCTCGGACACGCAAAATCCGTAATCGATAAACAGACGCGTTTAAGGCAAGGCTTCTATGACCGTAACCAATGCGCCTTGATTTTTGGCACCGCCCGTTTTACCGACAAATATTCAGTAACCGTGACACAAAGTGATGGTACGGAAGAGCTATACACCGCCGATCGTTTCGTTATCGCAACGGGCTCTCGTCCTTACCAGCCCGCTGATGTCGATTTCCTTCATGAGCGAATCTATGACAGTGATTCGATACTTAGCCTCAAGCATGATCCTCGCCACATCATCATTTACGGTGCTGGGGTGATAGGTTGTGAGTACGCCTCTATTTTCCGTGGCCTTGGGGTAAAAACCGACCTTATCAATACCCGTGACCGCCTTTTGGCTTTTCTGGATAATGAAGTATCTGACGCCTTGTCTTACCACTTCTGGAACAGTGGCGTGGTGATTCGAAATGATGAAACCTACGAGAAAATTGAAGGTACAGACGATGGCGTCATTATTCATTTGGAATCAGGTAAGAAAATGCGTGCCGATTGCCTGCTTTACGCGAATGGCCGCACAGGTAATACCGATAAGCTGAATCTAGACGCAGTAGGTTTAAGTGCAGACTCTCGTGGTCAATTGAAAGTGAATACTAATTACCAAACGGATGTGGAACATGTCTACGCCGTTGGCGATGTGATTGGCTACCCTAGCCTTGCCAGTGCCGCATACGATCAAGGGCGCTTTGTAGCGCAAGCAATTACACAAGGGCAAGCACAAGGTTACTTAATTGAAGACATCCCAACTGGAATTTATACCATTCCAGAGATCAGCTCTGTAGGGAAAACCGAACAAGAGCTTACTGCGGCTAAAGTGCCTTACGAAGTTGGCCGCTCTTCCTTCAAACACCTTGCACGTGCACAAATTGCCGGTAAAGACATTGGTAGCCTGAAGATCTTATTCCATCGTGAGACTAAGGAAATTCTCGGAATTCACTGCTTTGGAGAACGGGCAGCAGAAATCATCCACATCGGCCAAGCCATCATGGAGCAAAAAGGGGAAGCGAACACTATTGAGTATTTCGTTAACACCACCTTTAACTACCCAACGATGGCCGAAGCCTATCGTGTTGCCGCTCTCAATGGCCTAAATCGATTATTTTAA
- the dinF gene encoding MATE family efflux transporter DinF, which translates to MHKRVLMLAIPMVLSNITVPLLGLVDAAVIGHLEHAWYLGGVALGSTMISVTFWLLGFLRMSTTGLTAQSYGADNKQQLGLVLIQGLVMALGFAAFFLLIHQWLAQGIFSFSDASEQVKHYGQQYFAIRVWSAPAALANFVLLGWLLGTHNAKAPMWMVIISNLTNIVLDVLFVIGLGWKVEGAALASVIADYSGFAFGLICAYRIWQRKGIPSFVSLLPLVGRDIARFVKLNRDIFLRSLCLQATFSFMTFQGASFGDEVVAANAVLMSFLMMISYGMDGFAYAMEALVGKAVGSNNKKELSSAMLGTAFWSLIICLGLTLVFGFAGSQLISVITNIELVQFQAEMYLPWLVAMPLISMWCFLLDGVFVGATKGKEMRNSMFVATCSFFAIFYLFSDWGNHALWLAMLSFMAMRGFGLAVVLNYQWRRGAFV; encoded by the coding sequence ATGCACAAACGTGTACTCATGCTCGCAATCCCGATGGTCTTATCCAACATTACGGTGCCTTTGCTTGGTTTGGTTGATGCTGCGGTTATTGGCCATTTAGAGCATGCATGGTACTTAGGTGGTGTCGCATTAGGTAGTACCATGATCAGCGTAACGTTTTGGTTACTCGGATTTTTGCGTATGTCGACCACCGGCTTAACCGCACAGAGCTATGGCGCTGATAATAAGCAACAACTTGGTTTGGTGTTAATCCAAGGTCTGGTTATGGCTCTGGGGTTTGCGGCTTTTTTTCTCCTGATCCATCAATGGCTGGCTCAAGGGATCTTTTCGTTTAGTGATGCCAGTGAACAAGTCAAACATTACGGTCAACAATATTTTGCGATACGTGTATGGAGTGCACCCGCTGCATTAGCCAATTTTGTGTTATTGGGTTGGCTACTGGGAACGCACAACGCTAAAGCGCCGATGTGGATGGTGATCATTTCTAACCTTACCAATATTGTGCTCGATGTGTTGTTTGTGATTGGGCTGGGTTGGAAAGTGGAAGGAGCAGCACTCGCTTCTGTGATTGCTGATTATTCTGGGTTCGCATTTGGTCTTATCTGCGCGTATCGAATTTGGCAGCGCAAAGGTATCCCATCGTTTGTCTCTCTGCTTCCACTAGTAGGTCGAGATATTGCCCGTTTTGTAAAGCTAAACCGCGATATCTTCCTACGTTCGCTCTGTCTTCAAGCCACGTTTAGCTTCATGACTTTTCAGGGAGCCAGCTTTGGTGACGAAGTCGTGGCAGCAAATGCGGTGTTGATGAGTTTTCTGATGATGATCAGCTATGGCATGGATGGGTTTGCTTATGCGATGGAAGCTTTAGTGGGTAAAGCTGTGGGTTCCAACAATAAAAAAGAGCTGAGTAGCGCGATGTTGGGAACGGCATTTTGGAGCTTGATCATTTGTTTAGGGCTTACTTTGGTGTTTGGGTTTGCGGGCTCGCAGTTAATCTCTGTTATCACCAATATCGAGCTTGTTCAGTTCCAAGCCGAAATGTATCTGCCTTGGTTGGTCGCAATGCCACTGATTTCCATGTGGTGCTTTTTGTTGGATGGGGTATTTGTGGGGGCAACCAAAGGTAAAGAAATGCGTAATAGTATGTTTGTCGCAACTTGTAGCTTCTTTGCGATCTTTTATCTGTTCTCCGATTGGGGGAATCATGCGCTGTGGTTGGCGATGCTGAGCTTTATGGCGATGCGAGGTTTTGGGCTTGCGGTGGTCTTGAACTACCAATGGCGTAGAGGCGCATTTGTATAG
- a CDS encoding class I SAM-dependent methyltransferase: MVTQKTISNRRYQIPANLLQPLWFRSRESLVDDGLVYDPIAARACQRCDLAPECLSGDIDQKQLLHATLTQLCDQQLTSFLSQNPEAWIINVGAGLDTRFYRVDNGRCHWLELDVTENLLWRQKLFHKSERYHHQCGSVSDISWLESLPVPEHATVMIVCEHALLDCNEQGVAQFIQALGRHFVNATACLVLAGDMSASKLGQKMGSGSYAHGYQHPGDAALNYLPWAKWSKTFSPLERDCGRWKLWQRWLTKFTFLKQRLTPVLVQLSW; this comes from the coding sequence ATGGTTACTCAGAAAACGATTTCCAATCGTCGCTATCAAATACCTGCAAACCTATTGCAACCATTGTGGTTTCGAAGCCGTGAAAGCCTTGTTGATGATGGCTTGGTTTACGACCCAATTGCAGCTCGTGCTTGCCAGCGTTGCGACTTGGCCCCTGAATGTTTATCTGGCGATATTGACCAAAAACAACTTCTGCACGCAACACTCACTCAACTGTGCGATCAACAGTTAACCTCATTCTTATCTCAAAACCCCGAAGCTTGGATCATTAATGTCGGTGCGGGTTTAGACACGCGCTTTTATCGTGTTGATAACGGTCGTTGTCATTGGTTAGAGCTGGATGTAACAGAGAATCTGCTTTGGCGACAAAAGTTATTCCATAAAAGCGAACGCTATCATCACCAATGTGGCAGTGTGAGTGATATAAGTTGGCTTGAAAGCCTCCCCGTGCCTGAGCATGCCACAGTGATGATAGTGTGTGAGCATGCGTTGCTCGATTGTAATGAACAAGGTGTTGCCCAGTTTATTCAGGCGCTTGGCCGCCATTTTGTCAATGCGACGGCTTGTTTGGTGCTTGCTGGGGATATGTCTGCCAGTAAACTTGGACAAAAAATGGGTTCCGGTAGCTATGCTCATGGCTATCAGCATCCCGGTGATGCTGCGTTGAATTATTTACCATGGGCGAAATGGTCAAAAACATTTTCCCCCTTAGAGCGTGACTGTGGACGCTGGAAACTGTGGCAGCGTTGGCTGACAAAGTTTACCTTTCTTAAACAAAGATTAACTCCGGTTTTGGTTCAGCTTAGTTGGTGA
- the lexA gene encoding transcriptional repressor LexA, with protein sequence MKPLTPRQQQVFDLIKGKIEDTGMPPTRAEIARELGFRSANAAEEHLKALARKQVIEIIPGASRGIRILLDDAANDDEGLPLIGQVAAGEPILAQEHVETHYQVDPSMFKPQADFLLRVNGESMKNIGIMDGDLLAVHKTQDVRDGQVVVARVEDDVTVKRLERKGSTILLHAENEEFEPIKVDLTCQDVTIEGLAVGIIRNTDWM encoded by the coding sequence ATGAAGCCGTTGACGCCCCGCCAACAACAAGTATTCGACTTAATTAAAGGTAAGATCGAAGATACAGGAATGCCGCCAACACGTGCTGAGATCGCTCGTGAACTTGGCTTCCGCTCTGCTAATGCTGCTGAAGAGCACCTGAAAGCGTTAGCTCGTAAACAAGTAATTGAAATAATTCCAGGTGCCTCTCGTGGTATCCGTATCTTATTGGATGACGCTGCGAACGATGATGAAGGTTTGCCGCTTATCGGACAGGTTGCTGCTGGTGAACCGATTTTAGCCCAAGAACATGTGGAAACACATTATCAAGTGGATCCGTCGATGTTCAAACCGCAAGCGGATTTCTTACTGCGAGTTAACGGTGAAAGTATGAAGAACATTGGTATTATGGATGGTGATTTACTTGCCGTACATAAGACTCAAGACGTTCGTGATGGTCAAGTTGTGGTGGCTCGTGTCGAAGATGATGTCACTGTAAAGCGTTTAGAGCGTAAAGGCTCGACCATTTTACTTCATGCTGAAAACGAAGAGTTTGAGCCGATTAAAGTCGACCTAACGTGTCAGGATGTAACGATTGAAGGCTTGGCCGTTGGTATTATTCGTAACACGGACTGGATGTAA
- a CDS encoding diacylglycerol kinase, giving the protein MPVKNVHGLKRLRNAVRYSWLGLKAAFANEPAFREEIVLASLMIPVAFWLDVTQIERILLIGTVFLVLIIELVNSAIEAVVDRVSEEHHELSGRAKDMGSAAVMMSMIVTGYTWFEIIIL; this is encoded by the coding sequence GTGCCCGTAAAAAATGTTCACGGTTTAAAAAGACTACGTAATGCAGTTCGCTATTCTTGGTTAGGATTGAAAGCCGCATTTGCTAATGAGCCCGCATTTCGCGAAGAGATTGTTTTAGCTTCATTGATGATACCGGTGGCATTTTGGCTTGATGTCACTCAAATAGAACGCATTCTATTGATAGGAACTGTATTTCTGGTGCTTATCATAGAATTGGTGAACAGTGCGATTGAAGCGGTGGTGGATAGGGTCAGTGAAGAGCACCATGAACTCTCTGGTCGAGCGAAAGACATGGGGTCAGCAGCGGTTATGATGAGCATGATAGTGACTGGCTACACGTGGTTCGAAATCATCATTCTCTAG
- the plsB gene encoding glycerol-3-phosphate 1-O-acyltransferase PlsB, with protein MSSGQSFSRSLLKLPLSVMVKGTAIPSNPIEDHSIDINKPIIYALPYRSSVDLLTLQSQVAQLGLPDPLEPVEINGKRFDRYVFTSSRSTVMNDDNDAPNESITLFSELLELHQYDSELDVQVLPTTVLWGRKPGKEEQHKPYLQALNGPQKAKAVMLSGRDCLVRISPVVSLRYMADSHGTDSTIAHKLARVARIHFSRQKLAASGPNLPSRQALFKRLMKSEAIEKAIRDEAYAKDIPIDKVRKEAHAIMDEIAADFSYSLIKNGERLLGWLWNRIYQGLNITNASTVRKLAQDGHEIVYVPCHRSHMDYLLLSYVLYREGMVPPHIAAGINLNFFPAGPIFRRGGAFFIRRSFKGNKLYSTIFREYLAELFSKGYSVEYFSEGGRSRTGRLLQAKTGMLAMTIQAMLRGLNRPVTLVPVYIGYEHVMEVGTYAKELRGKRKEKENASLVLRTIRKLRNFGQGYVNFGEPIPLNQYLNEAAPEWTKDIDPMGGTKPQWLTPVVNDLANKMMTHINDAAATNALTLCATALLASRQRALSRDSLVNQIDCYLSLLRNVPYSSTYTVPSEDAEVLVQHAESLDKFVIESDTMGDIVSLDRNQSILMTYYRNNIIHLLAIPSLIAQMLIRQQKLTLEQIKANIALIYPFLKQELFLGIDEQQLDDVVEAYLLELAHQGLVTVDATHVAINQANTQVLMLLGRTISETLQRYAIALNLLVNNPDLGKSDLEQKSQDIAQRLGRLHGINAPEFFDKGVFSSMFTTLKQQAYLDSDGNSDREKCQMLANLLYSSLYPEVRLTIQESVCQSS; from the coding sequence ATGTCGTCCGGACAATCATTTTCACGTTCACTACTAAAACTGCCGTTGTCAGTTATGGTTAAGGGAACAGCCATTCCTTCAAATCCTATTGAAGATCATAGTATTGATATAAACAAGCCCATTATTTACGCACTGCCATATCGCTCCAGTGTTGACTTGTTGACCTTGCAATCTCAAGTTGCACAGCTTGGGTTACCGGATCCATTAGAGCCTGTCGAAATTAATGGTAAACGCTTCGATCGTTATGTTTTCACTTCATCACGTTCCACCGTCATGAACGATGATAATGATGCGCCTAATGAATCCATCACGCTATTTTCTGAACTGCTTGAACTACACCAATACGATAGTGAGCTTGATGTACAAGTGCTGCCAACAACGGTTTTATGGGGGCGTAAACCCGGTAAAGAAGAGCAACACAAACCTTACCTACAAGCATTAAATGGCCCTCAAAAAGCCAAGGCAGTTATGCTTTCTGGGCGCGATTGTTTAGTGCGTATCAGCCCTGTGGTCTCACTGCGTTATATGGCCGATTCTCACGGCACTGACAGCACTATCGCGCATAAACTAGCGCGAGTCGCACGCATTCACTTTTCTCGTCAAAAATTAGCCGCTTCTGGACCAAACTTACCCAGTCGCCAAGCGCTATTTAAACGTTTGATGAAATCAGAGGCGATCGAAAAAGCGATCCGAGATGAAGCCTATGCCAAAGACATTCCAATCGATAAAGTGCGCAAAGAAGCGCACGCAATCATGGATGAGATCGCCGCAGACTTTTCATATTCACTGATTAAAAATGGCGAGCGCCTATTAGGCTGGCTTTGGAATCGGATTTACCAAGGCCTGAACATCACCAATGCGTCAACGGTACGCAAGCTTGCACAAGATGGTCACGAAATTGTTTACGTGCCATGTCATCGTAGTCACATGGACTACTTATTGCTTTCTTACGTTTTGTATCGCGAAGGCATGGTCCCACCACACATTGCCGCTGGGATTAACCTCAATTTCTTCCCTGCCGGCCCTATTTTCCGCCGTGGAGGTGCCTTCTTTATTCGCCGTAGTTTCAAAGGTAATAAGCTGTACTCAACAATTTTCCGTGAATATTTGGCGGAGCTGTTTAGTAAAGGTTATTCCGTTGAATACTTCAGTGAAGGTGGCCGTTCACGCACTGGCCGCCTGCTACAAGCCAAAACTGGTATGCTGGCGATGACGATCCAAGCCATGCTGCGTGGTTTAAATCGTCCAGTCACATTGGTGCCAGTTTATATTGGCTATGAACATGTTATGGAAGTGGGCACTTACGCCAAAGAGCTTCGTGGTAAACGTAAAGAGAAAGAAAATGCTAGCTTAGTGCTACGTACTATCCGCAAGCTACGTAACTTTGGCCAAGGCTATGTTAACTTTGGTGAACCTATTCCATTGAATCAGTACTTAAATGAGGCGGCACCTGAGTGGACCAAAGACATCGATCCGATGGGTGGCACTAAACCGCAATGGCTAACCCCAGTGGTCAATGACCTAGCTAATAAGATGATGACACACATCAATGATGCCGCAGCAACCAATGCGTTGACCTTATGTGCAACAGCCCTGCTTGCGTCTCGCCAACGTGCTTTGTCACGCGATAGCTTAGTCAACCAAATCGACTGCTACCTTTCGTTGCTGAGAAACGTGCCCTACTCCAGTACATATACCGTACCTAGTGAAGATGCAGAAGTCTTAGTACAACACGCAGAATCCCTCGATAAGTTCGTCATCGAGTCCGATACCATGGGGGATATCGTGTCACTTGATCGTAACCAGTCGATCCTGATGACCTACTACCGCAACAACATCATTCACCTATTGGCTATTCCATCGCTGATAGCACAAATGCTGATCCGCCAGCAAAAACTGACGTTGGAGCAAATTAAAGCCAATATCGCATTGATTTATCCATTCCTTAAGCAAGAACTGTTTCTTGGTATTGATGAACAACAACTCGATGATGTCGTTGAAGCTTACTTACTTGAATTAGCGCACCAAGGTTTAGTGACGGTTGATGCTACCCATGTCGCGATTAACCAAGCCAATACCCAAGTTTTGATGTTGCTTGGCCGCACTATTTCAGAAACCTTACAACGCTATGCAATTGCACTTAACCTGTTGGTCAATAACCCTGATCTGGGTAAGTCTGATCTAGAGCAGAAGAGTCAAGATATTGCACAGCGTCTTGGTCGCTTGCATGGTATCAACGCACCTGAGTTCTTTGATAAGGGCGTGTTCTCATCTATGTTTACGACCTTGAAACAGCAGGCTTACCTTGATAGTGACGGAAACAGTGATCGGGAGAAATGCCAGATGCTAGCCAACCTGCTTTATAGCAGTTTGTACCCTGAAGTACGGCTCACGATTCAGGAAAGTGTCTGTCAATCTAGCTAA
- the ubiA gene encoding 4-hydroxybenzoate octaprenyltransferase has protein sequence MTTTKARAYWQLMRMDKPIGSLLLLWPTLWALILAAEGMPDLKVLLVFVLGVLFMRSAGCVINDFADRKVDGHVKRTQGRPLPSGRVSSKEAIGLFLFLAIASFLLVLTMNSLTIQLSFAGIVLAFIYPFMKRFTHLPQLFLGLAFSWSIPMAWAAQANELPLMVWFVFIINAIWTIAYDTQYAMVDRDDDVNIGIKSTAILFGRFDKMIIGGLQLITLTMLIALGNWYQLGASYYWSLLIVGALFVYQQHLIRHRERQLCFQAFLNNNYVGMVVAAGLLIAFW, from the coding sequence ATGACAACGACCAAAGCACGCGCATATTGGCAGTTGATGCGCATGGATAAGCCGATCGGTTCGTTGTTGTTGCTATGGCCGACATTGTGGGCCCTCATTTTAGCAGCGGAAGGAATGCCTGACCTGAAAGTGTTGCTGGTGTTTGTGCTTGGTGTTCTCTTTATGCGTTCCGCCGGTTGTGTGATTAACGACTTTGCCGATCGCAAAGTAGACGGCCATGTTAAAAGAACGCAGGGGCGTCCGTTACCTTCAGGGCGTGTCAGCTCAAAAGAGGCGATTGGGTTATTTTTGTTTTTAGCCATTGCCTCGTTTTTGTTAGTACTCACGATGAATAGCCTCACTATCCAGCTGTCTTTTGCGGGGATTGTATTGGCGTTTATCTACCCATTTATGAAGCGTTTTACCCATCTTCCGCAGCTTTTTCTGGGGCTAGCTTTTAGTTGGTCGATCCCGATGGCTTGGGCTGCACAAGCAAATGAATTACCGTTAATGGTGTGGTTTGTCTTTATAATTAATGCCATTTGGACCATTGCCTATGACACTCAATACGCGATGGTTGATCGCGATGATGATGTAAACATTGGTATCAAATCAACGGCGATTTTGTTTGGGCGGTTTGACAAGATGATCATTGGCGGCCTGCAATTAATCACATTGACTATGTTGATTGCGTTAGGAAACTGGTACCAATTAGGGGCAAGTTATTACTGGAGTTTGCTCATTGTCGGGGCGTTGTTCGTCTATCAGCAGCATCTTATCCGCCACCGAGAGCGTCAACTCTGCTTTCAAGCGTTCCTCAATAACAACTATGTCGGAATGGTCGTTGCGGCTGGTTTGTTGATTGCATTTTGGTAA
- a CDS encoding chorismate lyase, translated as MNQLISLYLSALRNVTWQQPDKFSFPSPISENWLLEQGSLSRLLESHCHSLGVDLLHNKTVKAQKLNPEEVELLSREDCLLRKVVLQGDHEPWVLGRTLIPQSSLQGQAFDLTKQGKIPLGLTVFSVDNVKRDALQVGVVSTVEGDLLARRSRLWMNDKPMLVAELFLPAAPIYSKERV; from the coding sequence ATGAATCAATTGATTTCGCTTTATTTATCAGCGTTACGGAATGTAACTTGGCAACAACCTGATAAGTTTAGCTTTCCTTCGCCAATTTCGGAAAATTGGTTATTAGAACAGGGCTCGTTGTCACGTTTATTGGAGTCCCATTGTCACTCTTTAGGTGTGGATTTACTGCACAACAAAACGGTGAAGGCTCAAAAACTTAATCCTGAAGAAGTTGAGCTGTTGTCGAGAGAAGATTGCTTGCTGCGCAAAGTGGTGTTGCAAGGTGATCATGAACCTTGGGTCTTAGGACGGACATTGATCCCGCAATCCTCACTGCAAGGACAGGCGTTTGATCTCACAAAGCAAGGTAAAATACCACTTGGTTTGACAGTGTTTAGCGTAGATAACGTTAAACGCGATGCACTCCAAGTCGGGGTTGTTTCTACCGTGGAAGGGGATTTATTAGCTCGTCGTTCACGTTTATGGATGAATGATAAACCGATGTTAGTCGCTGAACTATTTTTACCTGCAGCACCGATTTACTCTAAGGAGAGAGTGTAA
- a CDS encoding flagellar basal body-associated protein FliL: MFKRYLVQIFVALSLLMSLPTLAEEEGTPQLAYFTLEPDLTTNFHTKGKKLGYIQVRIDIMVASAADLPIIELHQPLIRDAVIELLGQQSEDTIKSLSGREDLRKTLVEQLNSALLPETGRTIIADLLFTKYLYQ; the protein is encoded by the coding sequence ATGTTTAAACGTTACTTAGTCCAAATATTTGTTGCTCTAAGCTTGCTTATGAGCCTCCCTACACTGGCTGAAGAAGAAGGAACGCCACAACTGGCTTACTTTACTTTGGAGCCAGATCTCACAACCAACTTCCACACCAAAGGAAAAAAACTCGGCTACATTCAGGTGCGTATCGATATTATGGTAGCCAGCGCTGCCGATTTACCCATTATCGAATTACACCAGCCACTCATCCGCGATGCCGTGATTGAGCTGCTTGGTCAGCAATCGGAAGATACCATTAAGTCATTATCAGGCCGGGAAGATCTACGTAAAACCTTAGTCGAGCAGCTCAACTCTGCCCTTCTACCTGAAACTGGACGCACCATCATTGCTGATTTGCTGTTTACCAAGTACCTCTATCAATAA
- the glpG gene encoding rhomboid family intramembrane serine protease GlpG, with translation MIKLITLTNPRMAQAFIDYMASRQIDIKMMPEGGGQFALWLTDGQHQIEAEAELKHFLQEPTAKKYQAASWDVADSRKAQFRYRSPSMLDMVKAKAGPFTLFVMGLCLLIFALQQFGMAEPVFAALHFPAYEGQQWQLWRWVSHAILHFSVIHIAFNLLWWWQLGGDIEKKLGSGPLVKLFLLSAALSGAGQYWVEGANFGGLSGVVYALVGYLWVLGARAPQLGLSMPKPVIGFMLVWLILGFVQPFMAIANTAHLAGLLAGVGIGFLDVSRWSKS, from the coding sequence ATGATTAAATTGATCACCTTAACTAACCCAAGAATGGCTCAAGCCTTTATTGATTATATGGCATCGCGTCAGATCGATATTAAGATGATGCCTGAAGGAGGTGGTCAGTTTGCTCTTTGGTTGACGGATGGACAACATCAAATAGAAGCGGAAGCTGAGCTGAAGCACTTTCTTCAAGAGCCGACAGCGAAAAAATATCAAGCCGCATCTTGGGATGTGGCAGATAGTCGCAAGGCGCAATTTCGTTATCGCTCTCCCAGCATGCTAGACATGGTCAAAGCTAAAGCCGGCCCATTCACTTTGTTTGTGATGGGGTTGTGTTTATTGATTTTTGCATTGCAACAATTTGGTATGGCAGAGCCTGTTTTTGCTGCTTTGCATTTCCCAGCTTATGAAGGGCAGCAATGGCAGCTTTGGCGCTGGGTTAGCCATGCGATATTACATTTCTCGGTCATCCATATTGCGTTTAACCTTTTATGGTGGTGGCAACTGGGGGGCGATATTGAAAAGAAACTCGGCTCCGGACCATTGGTCAAATTATTCCTTCTTTCTGCCGCACTTTCTGGTGCAGGGCAATACTGGGTAGAAGGGGCGAATTTTGGCGGTTTATCCGGTGTGGTTTATGCGTTAGTTGGCTACTTGTGGGTATTAGGAGCAAGAGCGCCACAATTGGGATTATCGATGCCGAAACCCGTGATCGGTTTTATGTTAGTTTGGCTTATTTTAGGTTTCGTTCAGCCCTTTATGGCCATTGCCAATACGGCACACCTTGCCGGCTTGCTTGCTGGCGTCGGGATAGGTTTTCTGGATGTGAGTCGATGGAGTAAAAGTTAA
- the glpE gene encoding thiosulfate sulfurtransferase GlpE encodes MDQFKHIDVQGAHSMLIDDEARLVDIRDPQSFAVSHPTSAFHLTNDTIVSFMEDIEFDQPILVMCYHGVSSQGAAQYLVNQGFEEVYSVDGGFEAWHRAGLPTESV; translated from the coding sequence ATGGACCAGTTTAAACATATTGACGTGCAAGGAGCTCATAGCATGTTAATCGATGATGAGGCGCGTTTAGTGGATATTCGTGACCCTCAGTCGTTTGCGGTATCACACCCAACATCCGCTTTTCACCTGACCAATGACACTATTGTCAGCTTTATGGAAGATATCGAATTTGATCAACCCATATTGGTGATGTGTTATCACGGTGTGAGTAGCCAAGGAGCTGCACAATATTTGGTTAATCAAGGATTTGAAGAGGTGTATAGTGTCGATGGTGGCTTTGAAGCTTGGCATCGTGCTGGCTTACCCACAGAATCAGTATAG